The following are encoded together in the Anaerostipes caccae L1-92 genome:
- a CDS encoding SDR family NAD(P)-dependent oxidoreductase produces MNVERLDDKVTVITGGGSGMGAAMAKEFAKRGAKVVIFDLNEEKSMQVVDEIKAGGGEACFFKTDVTKKEQIDENTCKAAERYGRINSWINSAGFSKMAPFLESSEELWDTTINVNLKATFLCCQAAVRQMLDGGGTIINMSSLSGKKPSSWQTIYCASKYGVQGLSQSIAKEFADKGIRVNTICPGIVPTEMWQKLKYEYAKKRNLDPEEVLPYFEKNIPMHKLVDLKNVTDAAIFLSTDSSSYLTGQSINLVGGELME; encoded by the coding sequence ATGAATGTGGAGAGATTAGATGACAAGGTAACCGTCATCACCGGAGGCGGAAGCGGTATGGGAGCCGCTATGGCAAAAGAGTTTGCAAAGAGAGGAGCCAAAGTTGTGATCTTTGACTTGAATGAAGAAAAATCCATGCAGGTTGTGGATGAAATAAAGGCCGGTGGCGGTGAGGCCTGCTTTTTTAAGACGGATGTAACGAAGAAAGAGCAAATTGATGAAAACACATGTAAAGCAGCCGAAAGATATGGTAGAATCAATTCATGGATTAACTCTGCCGGATTTTCCAAAATGGCGCCGTTTCTGGAAAGCAGCGAGGAACTTTGGGATACGACAATCAATGTGAATCTGAAAGCTACCTTTTTATGCTGTCAGGCGGCAGTGAGGCAGATGCTTGACGGAGGCGGAACGATCATCAATATGTCTTCACTTTCAGGGAAAAAGCCAAGTTCCTGGCAGACCATTTACTGCGCAAGCAAATACGGAGTTCAGGGATTATCCCAGTCTATCGCAAAAGAGTTTGCGGACAAGGGCATACGGGTAAATACCATCTGTCCGGGAATCGTCCCGACAGAGATGTGGCAGAAGTTAAAATATGAATATGCAAAGAAAAGAAATTTAGATCCGGAAGAAGTGCTCCCGTATTTTGAGAAGAATATTCCGATGCATAAGCTGGTAGATCTGAAAAATGTAACGGATGCGGCGATCTTCTTATCTACGGACAGTTCAAGTTATCTGACCGGACAGTCCATCAATCTTGTGGGCGGGGAGCTGATGGAATAA
- a CDS encoding GntR family transcriptional regulator, whose protein sequence is MKHELDFSGREQLYYQIYDYMYQDIVTGKYQIGDLIPAESEMMAYYKVSRATVRKAMDMLADEGLIEKKRGHGTYVKNLKAKSDNQKIVNFLREHSDGKRVASKKVLDKTVISADQEVLENLQLEEGAKVIRIERVRYADEKPMYIETNYLDYQWVPEALEKDFSKESLRVYYVNHCHIKLAKAEEKIYSILADERRARLLQVEEGAPLIYVKRVSYDENKIPREYVEAYYRADTYYLTVELAL, encoded by the coding sequence ATGAAACACGAATTGGATTTCAGCGGAAGGGAACAGCTTTATTACCAGATATATGATTATATGTACCAGGACATTGTCACCGGAAAGTATCAGATCGGGGATCTGATCCCTGCGGAGAGTGAAATGATGGCATATTACAAGGTCAGCAGGGCTACGGTCAGAAAGGCGATGGATATGCTGGCAGATGAAGGGCTGATCGAAAAAAAACGCGGCCATGGGACTTATGTAAAGAACTTGAAGGCAAAAAGCGATAACCAGAAGATCGTCAATTTTTTACGGGAACACAGCGACGGCAAGAGAGTGGCGAGCAAAAAGGTTCTGGACAAGACGGTCATCAGTGCGGATCAGGAAGTTTTGGAAAATCTTCAGCTTGAAGAAGGGGCAAAAGTGATCAGGATTGAGAGGGTCCGGTATGCAGATGAAAAGCCCATGTATATTGAGACCAACTATCTGGATTATCAGTGGGTTCCGGAGGCCCTGGAGAAAGACTTTTCCAAGGAATCGCTGAGAGTGTATTATGTGAACCATTGCCATATCAAGCTGGCAAAAGCGGAAGAAAAGATTTATTCTATTCTGGCAGATGAGCGGAGGGCCAGGCTGCTTCAGGTGGAAGAGGGAGCCCCGCTGATCTATGTGAAACGTGTTTCCTATGATGAAAATAAAATTCCAAGAGAGTATGTAGAAGCTTATTACCGGGCAGATACTTATTATCTGACAGTTGAATTAGCATTATAA
- a CDS encoding AAA family ATPase: MKKAMILLAGYPATGKTFLCSRILKRHSEFIVVSQDEMKEKLWDRFGFENIEEKTRLEDQSWELYYETLEELMSGEHSVISDYPFSEKQKGRLESLSLTYGYQVLTIRLTGDIDVLYERSKSRDLEPSRHLAHLVTRYHEGDVLEDRTKADALVTYEIFKDRCLNKGYDRFQLGSLIELDVTDYEKVDYEAVLDRVDEIIDRD, translated from the coding sequence ATGAAAAAAGCAATGATACTCCTTGCCGGTTATCCGGCGACAGGGAAGACATTTCTGTGCAGCCGTATTTTGAAGCGGCACAGTGAATTTATTGTAGTTTCTCAGGATGAAATGAAAGAGAAGCTGTGGGACCGTTTTGGATTTGAAAATATCGAAGAAAAGACTCGTCTGGAAGATCAAAGCTGGGAGTTGTACTATGAAACGCTGGAGGAACTCATGAGCGGGGAGCACTCGGTAATTTCGGATTATCCGTTCAGCGAGAAACAGAAGGGAAGGCTTGAAAGTCTGTCTTTGACTTATGGATATCAAGTGCTCACGATTCGCCTTACCGGAGACATTGATGTTCTGTATGAGCGTTCAAAAAGCAGAGACCTGGAACCGTCCAGACACCTGGCACATCTGGTGACACGATATCATGAAGGGGACGTACTGGAAGACCGGACGAAGGCGGATGCTCTGGTGACTTATGAAATATTTAAAGACAGGTGTTTAAATAAAGGTTATGATAGGTTTCAGCTGGGGAGCCTGATTGAACTGGACGTGACGGATTATGAGAAGGTTGATTATGAGGCGGTGTTGGATCGGGTGGATGAGATAATCGATAGAGACTGA
- a CDS encoding DNA-3-methyladenine glycosylase family protein has protein sequence MITKELDCFNIAQICDSGQCFRMRQKRDNLYSVIAGNEYLEVTQNGGQCTFHCDENKYETFWKKYFDLNADYKKYIESIDEEDSYLKKASEFGFGIRILRQDLWEMIVSFLISQQNNIVRIRRCIDNICERYGEKRSDGCGNFYYTFPKAEILAELHEDALKDCNLGYRSKYVVRTAKSLTGGEVSLEAIKQMPYKEAKAELMKLYGIGEKVADCICLFALHHFEAFPVDTHIRQALEGHYPDGFPAERYRGCEGVMQQYIFYYELLGKKLG, from the coding sequence ATGATAACAAAAGAATTAGACTGTTTTAACATTGCACAGATCTGCGATTCCGGTCAGTGTTTCCGCATGAGGCAGAAGCGTGACAATCTATATTCGGTAATTGCGGGAAATGAATATTTAGAAGTGACCCAGAATGGAGGCCAATGCACATTTCACTGTGATGAAAATAAGTATGAGACATTTTGGAAAAAGTATTTTGATCTGAATGCAGATTACAAAAAATACATAGAATCCATAGACGAAGAAGACAGTTACCTTAAAAAAGCCTCGGAATTTGGTTTTGGCATCCGTATTTTGAGGCAGGATTTGTGGGAAATGATCGTCTCATTTCTAATTTCACAGCAAAATAATATTGTCCGTATCCGCCGGTGCATTGACAACATTTGTGAGCGTTATGGTGAGAAAAGATCTGACGGGTGCGGGAATTTTTACTATACATTTCCCAAAGCAGAAATATTGGCGGAACTTCATGAGGATGCTTTAAAGGACTGCAACCTGGGGTACCGGAGCAAGTATGTAGTGCGGACGGCAAAGAGTCTGACCGGAGGAGAGGTATCTTTGGAGGCAATAAAACAGATGCCTTATAAAGAGGCAAAGGCCGAATTAATGAAACTGTATGGCATCGGGGAGAAAGTGGCAGATTGTATCTGCCTGTTTGCGCTGCATCATTTTGAGGCATTTCCGGTGGACACCCATATCAGACAGGCTCTGGAAGGCCATTATCCTGACGGGTTTCCGGCAGAGAGATACAGAGGGTGTGAGGGTGTGATGCAGCAGTATATTTTCTATTATGAGCTGTTGGGAAAGAAATTAGGATGA
- a CDS encoding cyclase family protein gives MYLFLSHKLDPEGFAWPGEPVIKVEQMTDVSEDCPFCSFISTLPNHFGTHMDAPRHFVKNGISINELPIEYFFHKETALLEIPKSDAQGITKEDIEPFADVLSQVSFALIRTGFEQYKFTEPERYQKEGPYIAPSAGIYLSENFPDLKGIGMDFLAIGSPSDKVPEGELPPDCHRNILGFYTGKFVTGIEDMHLSEIPKGAKILNFINAPLRIEGLDSSQVVCIAEIEEK, from the coding sequence ATGTATTTATTTTTATCACACAAATTAGACCCTGAAGGATTCGCATGGCCGGGAGAGCCGGTTATTAAGGTGGAGCAGATGACGGATGTATCAGAGGATTGTCCGTTTTGTTCCTTTATCAGTACTTTGCCCAATCACTTTGGAACTCACATGGATGCTCCACGACACTTTGTTAAAAACGGGATCAGTATCAATGAACTGCCGATAGAATATTTCTTTCACAAGGAAACCGCACTTTTAGAAATACCAAAGAGCGATGCCCAGGGAATCACCAAAGAGGATATAGAACCTTTTGCGGATGTTTTATCACAGGTATCTTTTGCCCTGATCCGTACAGGATTTGAACAGTATAAGTTTACAGAGCCGGAGAGATACCAAAAGGAAGGACCGTATATTGCACCGAGTGCGGGTATTTACCTCTCCGAAAATTTTCCGGATTTAAAGGGAATCGGAATGGATTTTCTTGCTATTGGATCGCCGTCTGACAAAGTGCCGGAAGGAGAACTTCCTCCGGATTGTCACAGAAATATTTTGGGATTCTATACAGGGAAATTTGTGACAGGGATTGAAGACATGCATCTTTCAGAAATTCCAAAAGGTGCGAAAATACTGAATTTTATCAATGCGCCACTGAGAATTGAAGGACTGGATTCCAGCCAGGTTGTATGCATAGCGGAAATTGAAGAGAAATGA
- the garR gene encoding 2-hydroxy-3-oxopropionate reductase yields the protein MTKVGFIGLGIMGLPMAINLKNAGIELMVNDLNHQSVKQMTDLGALEGTKAQIGKECSIIFMILPNGMIVKDAVFGKDGIASAVKKGTVICDMSSVTPVQSKECYNRLEKMGVSFVDAPVSGGEPGAVSGTLAIMAGGEQDAFDRLIPYFEIMGSSALLIGGSGSGSITKLANQVIVNMNIAAVSEAFVLASKAGADPSKVYEAIRGGLAGSAVLDAKMPMILERNFNPGGKISINHKDIKNVVETAHEIDVPVPFTSQLFEIFQALKVAGHMNDDHAGIVQYFEKLAQTVVKSTTKEY from the coding sequence ATGACAAAAGTAGGATTTATAGGTCTTGGGATCATGGGACTCCCAATGGCCATTAATTTAAAGAATGCAGGGATAGAACTGATGGTGAATGATCTGAATCATCAGTCAGTAAAACAGATGACAGATCTTGGAGCTTTAGAAGGAACAAAGGCGCAGATTGGAAAGGAATGCAGCATTATTTTTATGATCCTTCCAAATGGTATGATTGTGAAGGATGCTGTTTTCGGGAAAGACGGGATTGCATCTGCGGTCAAAAAAGGGACGGTCATATGTGATATGAGTTCTGTGACTCCTGTACAGTCGAAAGAATGCTATAACAGATTGGAAAAGATGGGGGTCAGTTTTGTGGATGCTCCTGTCAGCGGCGGGGAGCCAGGGGCTGTTTCAGGAACACTTGCCATTATGGCGGGAGGCGAACAGGACGCTTTTGACAGACTGATTCCATATTTTGAGATCATGGGATCTTCGGCACTTCTGATTGGAGGAAGCGGCAGCGGCAGCATTACAAAGCTTGCCAATCAGGTGATCGTAAATATGAATATTGCTGCCGTTTCAGAAGCTTTTGTACTTGCATCAAAGGCTGGGGCAGATCCATCCAAAGTGTATGAGGCTATCAGAGGCGGACTGGCCGGAAGTGCTGTCTTAGATGCAAAAATGCCGATGATCCTTGAAAGAAATTTTAACCCGGGAGGGAAGATCTCTATCAATCACAAGGATATTAAGAATGTAGTTGAGACAGCCCATGAAATTGACGTGCCGGTGCCTTTTACCAGTCAGCTTTTTGAGATTTTTCAGGCTCTGAAGGTAGCGGGACATATGAACGACGATCATGCGGGGATCGTGCAGTATTTTGAGAAACTTGCACAGACAGTAGTAAAAAGTACAACGAAAGAATACTGA
- a CDS encoding four-carbon acid sugar kinase family protein, which yields MAEYRKTEVLKQYSPVNEGVIDRLLNEEINKSQTKFVVLDDDPTGIQTVHDISVFTDWSKASMRKGFIDENRLFYILTNSRSMTPEQTRQVHEEIARTAEEISRELNQKYVLISRSDSTLRGNYPLETNVLKEVMEKQGGHSVDGEILCFFFKEGGRYTIDNVHYVIDNEMLVPAGETEFAKDKTFGYKSSDLREYVEEKNQGLFKGKDTVCISLEMLRNCNYAQIEQKLMTVRDFNKVIVNAVDYCDLKVFCTALYRAMGKGKTFLFRSAASLVKVIGGVSDRKLLTREEMITKDTNHGGIVVVGSHTNKTTAQLKELLTLDEVTGIEFDSDLVLKGDQIFDGEISRVVSLSEQIIASGKTAVCYTKRRLLTVDNDSKMEALLRSVKISQGVQALVGRLKIVPAFVVAKGGITSSDIGTKALSVKKANVMGQIKPGIPVWQTDEQSKFPKIPYIIFPGNVGETSTLKEAVEELIR from the coding sequence ATGGCTGAATATAGGAAGACAGAAGTTCTAAAGCAGTACAGTCCTGTAAATGAAGGGGTAATCGATCGTCTGTTGAACGAAGAAATTAATAAAAGTCAGACAAAGTTTGTTGTTTTGGATGATGACCCTACCGGAATACAGACTGTTCATGATATTTCGGTATTTACAGACTGGTCAAAAGCCAGTATGAGAAAAGGTTTTATTGATGAAAACAGACTATTTTACATATTAACCAATTCCAGGTCGATGACACCGGAACAGACAAGACAGGTGCATGAAGAAATTGCCCGAACAGCAGAAGAAATCTCCCGGGAATTAAATCAGAAATACGTGTTGATCAGCAGGAGTGATTCCACGTTAAGAGGGAATTATCCTTTAGAGACAAATGTTTTAAAGGAAGTCATGGAAAAGCAGGGCGGTCATTCTGTGGACGGGGAGATTTTGTGTTTCTTTTTCAAAGAAGGCGGAAGATATACCATTGATAATGTCCATTATGTAATAGATAATGAAATGCTGGTGCCGGCCGGAGAGACGGAATTTGCCAAAGATAAAACGTTCGGATACAAGAGCTCAGATCTGAGAGAGTATGTAGAAGAAAAAAATCAAGGGTTGTTTAAGGGTAAAGATACCGTCTGCATTTCTCTTGAAATGCTCAGAAACTGTAACTATGCACAAATCGAGCAAAAGCTGATGACTGTTAGAGATTTCAATAAGGTGATTGTCAATGCAGTGGATTACTGTGATCTTAAAGTATTTTGTACTGCGCTTTACCGGGCTATGGGAAAAGGGAAGACATTTTTATTCCGTTCGGCAGCATCCCTGGTAAAAGTGATCGGAGGGGTATCAGACCGGAAGCTTTTGACCAGAGAAGAGATGATAACTAAAGATACAAACCATGGGGGAATTGTAGTAGTGGGTTCTCATACCAATAAGACGACAGCGCAGTTAAAAGAACTCCTGACACTAGACGAGGTAACAGGGATTGAATTTGACTCAGATCTGGTGCTGAAGGGAGATCAGATTTTTGACGGCGAGATCAGCCGGGTGGTCAGTCTTAGTGAACAGATCATAGCATCCGGAAAGACTGCTGTATGTTATACAAAACGCAGGCTGCTGACGGTTGACAATGACAGCAAAATGGAAGCGCTGCTCCGGTCTGTAAAGATATCACAGGGGGTACAGGCTCTGGTGGGAAGACTGAAAATTGTTCCTGCCTTCGTGGTTGCAAAGGGGGGCATTACATCCAGTGATATTGGGACGAAAGCACTTTCAGTGAAAAAAGCAAATGTTATGGGCCAGATCAAACCGGGAATTCCTGTCTGGCAGACAGACGAACAAAGTAAATTTCCGAAAATCCCATATATTATCTTTCCGGGTAATGTAGGAGAGACTTCTACACTGAAAGAGGCTGTTGAGGAATTGATCCGCTGA
- a CDS encoding MIP/aquaporin family protein: protein MEHMNLYLAELVGTALFMVLGLGVCANISLSKSGMCGAGGIVAALGWGVSMVTVAVCFGPVSGAHCNPAVTVGFWAAGNLSGSLVPGYIISQCIGASVGALIIWQLYKDHLDEEECPGTKLGVFTTGPSIQNSWRNCLSEIMATFCLMFVLLSLGHQNPANGVAMFFVFCGVAGGVMSFGGLTGYAINPARDLMPRIIYTLVPIKNKEGSNWGYAWVPIAGPLMGAFLAAMLYKVIF from the coding sequence ATGGAACATATGAATCTGTATCTTGCAGAACTGGTTGGAACTGCATTATTTATGGTGTTAGGATTGGGGGTCTGTGCCAATATTTCTTTGAGTAAATCCGGTATGTGCGGGGCCGGAGGTATTGTAGCGGCTCTTGGATGGGGTGTTTCAATGGTGACGGTAGCAGTGTGTTTTGGACCTGTATCCGGAGCTCACTGTAATCCGGCGGTGACGGTAGGTTTTTGGGCAGCAGGAAATTTGAGCGGAAGCCTTGTTCCGGGATACATCATCTCACAATGCATCGGGGCATCTGTCGGAGCTTTGATCATCTGGCAGCTGTATAAAGATCATTTGGATGAAGAAGAGTGTCCGGGTACCAAGCTGGGTGTATTTACCACAGGTCCGTCAATTCAGAATTCCTGGCGGAATTGTCTGTCAGAGATCATGGCAACCTTTTGTCTCATGTTTGTCCTGCTTTCCCTTGGACATCAAAATCCGGCAAATGGAGTGGCAATGTTCTTTGTATTCTGCGGAGTGGCAGGAGGGGTCATGTCTTTTGGGGGACTGACCGGTTATGCCATTAACCCGGCAAGAGATCTTATGCCCCGTATTATCTATACACTTGTCCCTATAAAAAATAAAGAAGGATCAAATTGGGGATATGCATGGGTTCCCATAGCAGGTCCTTTGATGGGAGCATTTCTTGCGGCAATGTTGTATAAAGTGATTTTTTAG
- a CDS encoding GntR family transcriptional regulator, which translates to MKSTQLLQSKAYDYLKDLILNDKLEHGVIYSQKKVAEELGISKTPLRDAVLRLEQERYIDVYPSKGFMIHEMMEDDIRETYQIRNAIETFCLKQLVADLDSANAQKCLIDLRTKIKLQQNLIETNGSSEEFARIDYEFHKGIVEFLGNDAMLHLYKEYMHRIFWQNVLSFTREGRMQETIREHQGIMDALEKQDGAELEKLLNRHLSVAENINLELIKEKPRML; encoded by the coding sequence ATGAAAAGTACACAGCTGTTGCAGTCCAAAGCATATGATTATCTGAAAGATCTGATACTGAACGATAAGTTGGAGCATGGGGTCATCTATTCCCAGAAAAAAGTGGCGGAAGAACTGGGAATTTCAAAAACACCTTTGAGAGATGCTGTTTTACGGCTGGAGCAGGAACGATATATTGATGTCTATCCAAGCAAAGGCTTTATGATTCATGAAATGATGGAGGATGATATCAGGGAGACCTATCAAATACGGAATGCTATCGAAACCTTTTGTTTAAAGCAGCTGGTTGCAGATTTGGATTCAGCTAATGCACAAAAATGTTTGATTGATCTGCGGACAAAGATTAAACTGCAGCAGAATCTGATCGAAACAAATGGTTCCAGCGAGGAATTTGCGAGGATCGATTATGAGTTTCATAAAGGTATTGTAGAATTTCTGGGAAATGATGCAATGCTTCATTTATATAAAGAATATATGCACCGTATCTTTTGGCAGAATGTTCTTTCTTTTACACGGGAAGGAAGGATGCAGGAGACAATCAGGGAACATCAGGGGATCATGGATGCTCTGGAAAAGCAGGATGGAGCAGAGCTTGAGAAGCTGCTGAACCGTCACTTATCAGTAGCTGAAAATATTAATCTGGAGCTGATAAAAGAAAAACCAAGGATGTTGTAA
- a CDS encoding sce7726 family protein encodes MLYDKDIRDPLFDFLEERYHKIRIIEEKQMGRSRADIVMVTEDSVFGIEIKSDADSYTRLNRQVKDYDRFFDYNYVVAGTRHALHIEEKVPEWWGIITAEEIGDQVDFYLLRSPVKNPKLVWRDKMKLLWRPELAHIQQLNQLPKYKQKSKAFVIDKIIERVPQAVLKTQISDELFERDYHAIEDTIRLYKSRKI; translated from the coding sequence ATGCTGTACGATAAAGACATACGCGATCCTCTGTTTGATTTTCTGGAGGAGCGCTACCATAAAATTAGGATTATAGAAGAAAAACAGATGGGACGCTCCAGGGCTGATATTGTCATGGTTACAGAAGATTCTGTTTTTGGTATAGAGATTAAGAGCGATGCGGACAGTTATACACGGCTGAACAGACAGGTCAAAGATTATGACCGGTTTTTCGACTATAACTATGTGGTAGCAGGCACCAGACATGCACTGCATATAGAGGAAAAGGTCCCGGAATGGTGGGGAATCATTACGGCAGAAGAGATAGGTGATCAGGTGGATTTCTATCTGCTCCGGAGTCCGGTCAAAAATCCGAAACTCGTGTGGAGAGATAAAATGAAATTGCTATGGAGGCCGGAACTGGCTCATATACAGCAATTAAATCAGCTTCCTAAATACAAACAGAAGAGCAAGGCATTTGTTATTGATAAAATTATAGAGAGGGTTCCTCAGGCTGTATTAAAGACCCAAATCAGTGATGAGCTGTTTGAGCGGGATTATCACGCAATCGAAGATACTATCCGTCTATATAAATCTAGGAAAATTTGA
- a CDS encoding iron-containing alcohol dehydrogenase family protein: MSYYSVNLPRYTIGEGCYREIPEKARFLGKTAVVIGGKTAMSKAKEKLLEGVKDSDVQILDFIWYGGDSTYENGNALMEQDVVKQADMIFAVGGGRACDTGKYLANELDKPLFCFPTVASNCAAVTAISVIYHPDGSFREYYYPKAADHTFIESSIIADSPGQLLWAGIGDALSKECEAVFASREDELSHTPMMGVQLSRICTAPLIDYGKKALEDLRKKRVSYELEQVTLDIIISTGLVSNMVSSAPDYYYNSSLAHCVYYGSTVTEGGHRHLHGEVVALGVLCLLTFAKEFEERDKIAKFNLSMGLPVCFDDIEVCENEFYAMADKALTTTEWEFRPKKSGVTKASFIQCMKETNIYGRALKECLTS, from the coding sequence ATGAGTTACTACAGTGTAAATCTACCCAGGTATACCATTGGAGAAGGCTGTTATCGGGAAATTCCGGAGAAGGCTCGTTTTCTTGGAAAGACAGCAGTTGTCATCGGAGGAAAGACGGCAATGTCAAAAGCAAAAGAGAAGCTTTTGGAGGGGGTGAAGGATTCTGACGTGCAGATTTTGGACTTTATCTGGTACGGAGGAGATTCTACATACGAAAACGGGAATGCTCTGATGGAGCAGGATGTGGTGAAGCAGGCAGATATGATTTTTGCCGTTGGAGGAGGACGTGCCTGTGATACAGGTAAATATCTGGCCAATGAGCTGGACAAACCGCTGTTTTGTTTTCCTACAGTTGCATCCAACTGTGCGGCAGTGACTGCGATTTCAGTGATTTATCATCCGGATGGTTCTTTTCGCGAATACTACTATCCCAAAGCAGCGGACCATACATTCATTGAATCATCAATTATAGCCGATTCTCCGGGACAGCTCCTCTGGGCAGGGATCGGAGATGCCCTGAGCAAGGAATGTGAGGCCGTGTTTGCGTCCCGGGAAGATGAGTTATCTCATACGCCTATGATGGGAGTCCAGCTGAGCCGTATTTGTACAGCTCCGCTGATAGACTATGGAAAAAAAGCGCTGGAAGATTTAAGGAAGAAAAGAGTTTCCTATGAACTGGAACAGGTGACGCTGGATATTATCATCAGTACAGGACTTGTTTCCAATATGGTCAGCAGTGCGCCTGATTACTACTATAATTCAAGTCTGGCACATTGTGTATATTATGGATCAACGGTTACGGAGGGAGGGCACCGTCATCTTCATGGGGAAGTAGTGGCCTTAGGAGTACTGTGTCTGCTCACATTTGCGAAAGAGTTTGAAGAACGTGATAAAATCGCAAAATTCAATCTGAGTATGGGGCTTCCGGTTTGTTTTGATGATATAGAAGTGTGTGAGAACGAATTTTATGCAATGGCAGATAAGGCTCTTACAACGACAGAATGGGAGTTTCGTCCAAAGAAAAGCGGAGTGACAAAAGCAAGTTTTATTCAGTGCATGAAAGAAACAAATATTTACGGAAGAGCATTGAAAGAATGTCTTACTTCATAA
- a CDS encoding CheR family methyltransferase: protein MIEMNQDEFDALTEYIQKRYGMKLSNKRNLIQCRIQHELERLHLESFLEYVKTVKKDPETEQNLIDLTATNYTYFMRESGQFEYLEHEILQRLRDRENVFRIWSAGCATGEECYTIAITAEECRRRGWKLPKIEITGTDIAKHELTQGEEGKYLPRQLIKVPVDWKMRYFKKDGTVYAVTQLIKDMVRFRYHNLAELQWPDEQYDVIFCRNVIVYMDIQKKKEILQGLYQSLKPGGYLFLGNGEIIRPGHGKWEFLGHSVYQKK from the coding sequence ATGATTGAGATGAATCAAGATGAGTTTGATGCCCTGACAGAATACATTCAGAAAAGATATGGGATGAAGCTTTCCAACAAAAGAAATTTAATTCAGTGCAGGATTCAGCATGAGCTGGAACGGCTGCATCTGGAGAGTTTTTTGGAGTATGTAAAGACAGTAAAGAAAGATCCGGAGACAGAACAGAATTTAATTGATCTTACAGCCACGAATTATACATATTTTATGAGAGAAAGCGGGCAGTTTGAGTATCTTGAGCATGAAATATTACAGAGATTAAGAGATAGAGAAAACGTATTTCGCATATGGAGCGCAGGATGTGCCACTGGTGAGGAATGCTACACGATTGCCATTACAGCGGAGGAATGCCGCAGACGGGGGTGGAAACTTCCCAAAATTGAGATTACCGGGACAGACATCGCAAAACACGAACTCACACAGGGAGAGGAAGGAAAGTACCTGCCCCGGCAGCTTATAAAAGTTCCGGTGGACTGGAAGATGAGATATTTTAAGAAGGATGGAACTGTTTATGCAGTGACTCAGCTGATTAAGGATATGGTGCGGTTCCGCTATCACAACCTGGCAGAGCTTCAGTGGCCGGATGAGCAGTATGATGTGATTTTCTGCCGGAATGTGATTGTGTATATGGATATCCAAAAGAAAAAAGAGATTTTGCAGGGTCTTTATCAGTCTTTAAAACCGGGAGGATATTTATTTCTCGGGAACGGAGAAATTATTCGGCCGGGGCACGGGAAGTGGGAGTTTTTAGGACATTCTGTTTATCAAAAAAAGTAA